One Equus quagga isolate Etosha38 unplaced genomic scaffold, UCLA_HA_Equagga_1.0 HiC_scaffold_1995_RagTag, whole genome shotgun sequence genomic window, cgatgtttcggtcaacaaGGGACGGCACAGATGATGgtgtcccataagattagtaccacatagcctaggtgtgtagtaggctatatcatctagttGGCATAGGGACACTATGTGATAGCACgaggaaatcacctaacgatgcatttctcagaacatatccccatcgtttaGCGAGGCGTGACTCCATAATGGTCAGTGGCCTtgcctgccctttgctctggGATGAGATGAACTTGATGTAAACTTGGGATGTGATAGGGTGCTGATTTCTGGCCTCTCCTGGACAGAAGCAGGCACTATCCGGAAAGAGACGCCATCTCTCTGTTCTGAGGCTGTTTGCTCTGCAatctctttgaaaagatagtgTGGAACTAAGGCAGGCAGTGCCTCTGCTCACAGATGACCCAGAGAGAATTGTCTTCCCACAAACGAGGATGTGTGGGAGCCTTCAGAATACGCTTCTGATTTCCCTGAATCTTTCTGGTTGTGGGGCCTGAGAATAACCATGTGCTCTCAGACAGGGGGCTCTGGGCTCGTTCCCTCTGCAGATGGTGTGTATCTCCTCCGCACTGAGAATGGTCTCATCTACCAGACCTTCTGTGACATGACCTCTGGAGGTGGCGGCTGGACCCTGGTGGCCAGCGTGCACGAGAACAACATGCTGGGGAAGTGCACAGTGGGCGACCGCTGGTCCAGTCAGCAGGGCAGCAGGGCAGACTACCCAGAGGGGGACGGCAACTGGGCCAATCACAACACCTTTGGGTCTGCAGAGGCGGCCACCAGCGATGACTACAAGGTTGGTGCCActcaccaccattttgtgaaagTGTGAGGAGCTGAGTGTGGCTCGACCACACCATATAGAAGGGCGGGTTGGAAGATGGGGATGTGGAGACAGGGCTGGAGAAGAAAGACCTACTTCCAGGTCTTGAAGCACAGCTTCCTCCCAGCAAGGCCGTTAGGGACCTGGGTGGTGGGAGGCATCTTCATCTGCTGGAAGTAGGGGTGTCTGAGCACTGCTGGccacctgccctcctggagcccaGAGCTCTCAGCTCCACTGAGggctgcgtgtgtgtgtttggtgcCTGTGGGACATCCTGGCCTGGTCAGGCTCAATGTCTGTTGCTCTCCAGAACCCTGGCTACTATGACATCCAGGCCCAGGACCTGGGCATCTGGCATGTGCCCAACAAGTCCCCCCTGCAGCAGTGGAGGAACAGCTCCCTGCTGAGGTACCGCACCAGGAATGGCTTCTTGGAGACTCTAGGACATAATCTGTTCGGCCTCTACCAGGTAACCAGGGCTGTTGGCTGGGGGGACCTTCCTCTGGTGAACAGAGAGCCAAGTGTTTGGGGTGAGAGGTAAGTCTTCTCTGTGGCCACGTGTCACCGTGAGGTGCCTGTGCTTGGCCACTTCTCCTACTCTGGGTCACTGTGAACTGCTGTGCTGCCTCTTTCAGGACCTCTGAGGCAGGCAAGGGGAGAGGCCtatgggagaggagcagagagggagagcgGGAGAAGGCCAAGGGGCTTGGGGCTGTCAGAGAGACATAGCTCTGGGGAAAGAGGCGTGACTATGATGGAGACGGATTTCTGAATAATGACACGGGAAGGCATTAAATCCCCTACCTCTCAATATGACGGCATCTCTGCTGTCCTCACACAACCACTCTTTTGGGTCCCTGCAGAAATACCCAGTGAAGTATGGAGCAGGGAAGTGTTGGACTGACAATGGCCCAGCCGTCCCTGTGATCTATGACTTTGGTGATGCTCAGAAAACTGCATCTTATTACTCACCAC contains:
- the LOC124232064 gene encoding intelectin-2-like, encoding MARFCFLLFVSVATRGWSAAVAQAPEMFQDSKTCASSLSFLPRSCKELKENCYRAGDGVYLLRTENGLIYQTFCDMTSGGGGWTLVASVHENNMLGKCTVGDRWSSQQGSRADYPEGDGNWANHNTFGSAEAATSDDYKNPGYYDIQAQDLGIWHVPNKSPLQQWRNSSLLRYRTRNGFLETLGHNLFGLYQKYPVKYGAGKCWTDNGPAVPVIYDFGDAQKTASYYSPLGQKEFVAGFIQFRVFNNEKAVNALCAGVRVTGCNTEHHCIGGGGFFPEGNPRQCGDFSSFDYNGYGAHTGYSCSREITEAAVLLFYR